GTTGTATTTACCTCCCCTCAATTGGAACAGCCGCTGAATACAGTCTGGTAGTTGTAATTTTTAAGTCTGTACATGATTTGAATAGTTTTTAAGTCgaccaggggcctgtttcagaaagcaagtttagtgaaaactctgagttagttaaccctgagatgagggaaactctggtttttcggttttacaaagccagttcagcttaactctgagtcagttaccctggcaatatactccgtgaacctaacctgctcgctggcaggttttcttcaactaaccctgagtttctcctcctttttagttgaagcccgcagactgaaggaggtgtcagacatggtgtgtccttttcttaaagagtcagttaatattgaagcacaaatacgaagcataaatctccgtcagagggtgatctgaccccgctgggatgttttatcattctttgatgatgttctgttagagtgtttccatttttctgtacaatcgataatttatctgaacaatattctcagcccttgTATCGTCTGTAcaacaccacatggacatgctctcagttcagaataagttctctgttcaagttcatgtttccaaggcaaccgtctgtcCTCCACAGAAAccattacacaaacacaaaattggAGAGGATTTACCCCACTGTTAGCAATGTGTGTAATAGATGTAATCAATCCCCCACTCACCATACTCTCATGTTTTGGTTGTGCCCTAAACTGACGACCTTCTGGAGGAGTGTTTTCATTATCATAGCTGGGCCTTACGGACAGACCATTCCCCCGAACCCAAAATCAGCCATTTTCGACACCCCTCCTGACATTAACCTCTCTGTTGCAGCGAAGCAGGCTCTGGCTTTCTCAACCTTGTCGGCTCATCGACTATTTCTGTGCAATTGGAAGCTCGCCCGGCCCCATCACATAACCGATGGGTCAAAGAAGTCCTTTACAACCTAAAACTTGAAAAACTTAGGTTTTAACTCAATAGCTCCACCAAGAGATTCCAAGATCACATGGCACCCCTTTCTGGAATTTATTAATTCCACCAGCCTGTCGCTGGATGCGGAGGGTGACTAGGCTCCGATTCCCTACATGCTAATCAACTCAACacctccccctttcttttctgtttgcttgtttttattattttgatccttctatttatttatttatttatctgtttattcattttttaattcatttatctatatatttatttgattcttattattatttgtgtattatgtatttatttatcattattattattttattattatttgttttttatttatttcatttttgttagTTACTTTGGTATGCGTGTATGTGTCATCTGTCCCTGTTTGGTTCTGAACTGATTTGGGTGGGTTGCTGCCCCCGCggcccgaccccggataagcggaagaggacgccCACGCCCCCGTTGCACTGTAGACCTGCACTCTGCATCTATCTGACCTGACCCATACCTACAAATTACACAGTAGGGTATTTTTCACCCATTTcatcaatatactgtatgtttatggtCACCCATTATGTAGGTACCCAAACCTCTTACAAAGATAGTAACTACAGTGAAAGACCTTTACAGTCATAACCAAATAGGCCTTCACCTAATACATGCTGAAAGAGCTAGTAACTACATTGAAAGACCAGTCAAAGCCATTAAGTTTAAATATGAATTGTAATAACATGTCCCACACAACTATGGTGACAACAATCTACAGTGATGTGTCACAAGGCATTACTGGCAGCAGGTATTGAATCATTATGGTATGGCTTCAACCACTTCACGGACTAACAACAAAGTTTTCTCAAGAATAGAGCAGTCAGTGAGGCTGTACTATGCCTGATTATAAATGATAAACTACATTAACTTTAAATAATCTGTTTAATAACTACTCACATACATTATTGACATATTCTGTGTGATTCAATGCTTTCAAAAgccaaaatgttgttttaagattATAAGTGACCCCCAATGAGTCCATAACTCAACAGTAGACAGTCCTCTTTACTATAACATGGGATAGGGCACTAAAATGCAGATGGGATATTCTGTATCATAATAAAACTCacaatgtgtgaaaatatgCACCAACATTGGTATATGAATTTGAGTTGCCAGTTAAGGGTTAATGTCATTTAGGACTGGGCaatatgaccaaaatctcatttcatttttatagaTAATTTAATATCCCAGTAATGATACTTTACTTCCAGTTGaagcaaattgaaaaaaacaatcagtcagtcagttctGGGTTTAAACTATTTATGGTCCGAAAATGTCAAACAGAAGaacatttcacaaatctgaGTTAGAATATTTGAACCaattgaaatgataaaaaatcttttttaaCATCAAAATATGCATtagtaaaatgaaaaagaatttTACTTAATTAGGAGACATGAGAGAAGCTGCCCACTAACAGCTACACGTTCAATCCGGAGCAACAGCAACATCAGGAAGAAGGAACACAAGAAGCTtgagctatatatatatatatatatatatatatatatgtataaaactactctatctatctatctatttatctatctcagTTTCATCTCTGCATACACTACAGAGCTTTCCTATTAAAGTATGAAATTAATGTTTCTGTTACCCGTTAATGGCTGAAAACTGGTCAATCAATTTAACTTCAGATGTCAAAATACATATTAAGGGtaataataatcacatttacaataaaggttaaaaaagcaGATTTATTATGTAAATGATTGAATCACAATAATCCATAAAAAGGGAAATAGTCTTGATCTTCaacattttagacacatttcCTTCAAATTCAGCCCTTTCAACAATGCTCAGACAAAACAACATGACGTTTAAAGATGGAGAAACTGATCAGTcttaatatatattaaagattaatgtataatataagAGTCTTAACCCAGTAAATGAAACTGCATACAGCATAAGAAAAAAGATTCTGTTTGACATCTTGCTGGATAACAGTGCAATTGTcatgacatactgtacagccTTTTTTATGCTGTCCTTAAGCTTATTTGTCTGAATCTTCAGACTGACTCATTTTGTGGTTCATGAATTCTTCTCCATAGTTGATGATGTTTCTCAGTGTGCGCAGGACCAGTGAGTCAACCTCATCATTCAAATCGGTTTCTTCAAAGTAGTTTCTCACTGGGAAGATGCAGTTCATCAGTATGCCCACATTGACACTCAACTGCTCCatctacattaaaaaataaataaatcacatgtCAAAAGTAACCCAGGGCTTTAGTACTCACTGCATCATTCAAACCAGTTGTTCTGATATTGACCTTATTAAACACAGAAGATATTGGTTAAACATAATCGATCTTTCATATATTTCAAAGAGTATGAGAGTATAACGATCTACTAAGAAGTATGTTATGCAcatccaaagcctgataaaTCTGTTGTTATCCACAAACTCTTAAAATAGTTTTCTGAAGTtgtagtacaaagtcaagaagttcttgcacatgctcagtagcatCAACCATACAAGGAACATCTTTACTgagagtgaagggttagggtatgggGTGTCTTCATTATGGAAGAACAAGTAGCCTGGTGCAGCGATGTGgttcattgatgtgttttgaaAATAACTGAGGTCTGTGGCACACAGGAATAAGATACATCAGGGTAACACACAATACTCATAAGTAGATCAGTTCaatgttggtttggatccacacatgagatttgttaatAATTTATGGCAGTTTACTGTGAAACTGATGATCTTGATAGTAccaaaatagtttttaaatcGAATTTAATGTACCTTCTCCTTCAGGTAGACGGACTTGTAGACGTTCTTTAAGTCTTCTTTGATGTCAGGACAGGCCTTATCAATTTTGGTGATGATGGCCACTTGAGGAATCTCTGCCAAGACAACAAACAGTTATTGTAATGaagtaaattaaaatcaaacataCATGAGGtaactgtttaaaaatgtttggttCCACATTAAGGTGATGTTTTTAAAGTCTATGTAGAAAAGAACAACCATATTGATTTGTCTCACCTAGATCACTGGCTGCTTTCCTGATTTCCTGAATCTTCCTTATAACTTCATCTCTCATTTGATTTACTGTGTCGGCAGGAATGACACAAACCAGGACATGAACTTTATCGTTGGGATTTACTGTTGTGTTGTAGTATTGGTCGCCTTCTGATAACTTATGTTCAGGAttgaactgaaaaacaaagttaaatgaACTTAAATGATGACAGCTGCAAAATGTACAATcaaatacatttcacatttccatgtgcttgaaagagaaaatatgtCTGAACTTTTCACTGGTACTGTAATTCCAAATAATCTTAATACTAATAAATGTTTCCAGTGTTTGCAGTAACTACCACATAATCGTCCTTCACACGTCCCATTAAAGCCAGTTTGACGTCCTCCACAAGGACACCTTTTCTATCGGACAGGCCCATGATGTCATTGAAGACAAAAGGGTAAAAGGTGTTTGGGTTTTCCTTTTCAATCTTTTAGGTTGTGAACTGTCAAccacaaatggaaaaaagagcAGTTATAGTGAACAGACACATCAATACCCAGCTACCATGTAGTAAACAGTATTACATtataggggtgtgacgagatctcatACCACAAGATCTTGCGAGACGAAAACgcgacgatatttctcgtcgaagtgaatattgtctcttgaagctataattaaggggcgcaccaaaaaaagaaaaaaaagacgatcggttttctatcgctcattcgcacgtcatgtcttctttttataatgtcacgtgtggatcattaaccttgttgcagcttctacctgttgagaagatctcagtcagaagtatgagatgaggagagcagcaggtcaacctcaggtctctacactgagagcctgaagtaggagcagcatctatggaagcctaataatgccaaaagtaaaatgagtcacactaccaaattataacacaattaatgttgttctacttgtgtatttatgtggtacaggatttgtgcaacttacttttatttctgtgttttttttattaccaataTGTTATAATGTGTGATAACTGGATTctttattagggcccaagcactctacagtgcgaaggccctattgtaatcgtactGATTATTATTCGTCTCCCACAACGAacgcctttttgcccccctaaacgtgcccgaaaagtcaccaaaatgtgcaatcatgtctGACCCGGCggaaaatgtgatattttaaggatcacgaaaatgggcgagaaaaaatggctcaagaAAATTTATtccctagaaaatttaaaaaagcgagccccacccctgagattgtcctagacaaacgaaattcggtacacatatgtattgtGTAAAAACGCACataaaagtctcttggacccataccctcactcctacaggaagtcggccattttgtatcgaatatgCGTTTTTGCCGTCATTTCGGCGTTTTCCGCTcatcgcatttgagcgaactcctcctagagatttaatccgaccgacttcaaattcactcagaaacatcttgagacattggagatgaaaagttatcaaaaactttctgattagggatccggtttggccgtggcggcgccgacaatttccttcaccattcgatccttcgccatgaaatttcaaaccctcataacttgactccacaaggtctgagcttttccaaattttatatgcttgttcagtgtcccggtctgaacacatgtacagtttcatatttagtgacagtcatagcgccacctactggcaacaggaagtcacttgcttcagtctttcactgattactcccataatcttaagtatttatacctgaaattaactcagctgagacataagaccttggtgatgctacattctgcaactcatgacccatcatcaaatactgttgccatgtcaacacattcaacgccatgataatacgattacagtttttagaggcaaaggatgcctccacggtaacgaaactcaacacatacgtctggagtggggtcatttaacatcctatgtacttcaatgggatgggcgtgactaaacggctcaatagcgcccccttgaatatttcaaaattgaacctcagccttcccgattgacatagaagaatgaaattcggtaggtttatgtatcatctccagatgcacaaaaacgccatttggacccataccctaagtccaacaggaagtcagcgatcttgggaaaaatgctatattttggtgagttttttggtcatttccaggcctcatatttgaacgaagtcgtcctagagatttcatcccatccacttcaaattcacacacaatcatcttgagacattggagatgacaagttatcaaaagcttttttatgacttcttcctgttgggcgtggctgtgcaaacaatttcgatgcttcgccataaagcaggaagtccttataactcctacagacattgtcccgtctacaccaaattgatcacacatgtagagggtcccgccctgaacacatctatgcatcaatactgcttcatatacacagcgccacctactggacacaggaagtcagcctcatatgacaaacattatcctattgacatgaaatttacaggatgtgttctccacatcacacactgcaacatgacatataattggtgggtgatctctagcgccacctagtggacacatgcaatgtgacttagccccatcacacaatgttcattagGAGCCGGGTGCCAAGAAGTCTAcatgcccgctgtgtctgccgtgtgactgcagcatgcaccgacatgcacTTACGGGGGGTTcgtgggggagcttgggcccgatcatcgctgcttgcagctttaattagggcccgagcgctgaccagcgcgaagccctattgtttttgccatgattattagggcccgagcgctgaccagcgcgaagccctattgtatctgtcaagattattattagggcccaagcactacagtgcgaaggccctattgtaatcgtaccgattattattagggcccaagcactatacagtgcgaaggccctattgtaatcgtaccgattattattattcgtctcaCAAAACGAACGcatttttgacagcctaaacgtgcccgaaaagtcaccaaaatttgcacacacatcagacccggtgaaaaatttgatattttaaggtccgccaaaatggccatcgcaaaatggctcaacagcgccccctattgaatataaaaatgtgagagattgacgtacatgaacgaaatttggtatatatatttatcatgtccagacgcacaaaaaagtctgtggggcccatgacgtcactccaacaggaagtcggccattttgaaaaatatgtgcgattttggcgttttccacgcctcgtactttaacgaacttgtcctagggatttaatccgaccgacttcaaattcactcagaaacatcttgaaacattggagatgaaaagttatcaaaaactttctgattagggatccggtttggccgtggcggcgccgacaatttccttcgccattcgatccttcgccattaaacaggaagtccttataactcctacagacattgtccgatctacaccaaattaatcacgcatgtagagggtcccgccctgaacacgtatatgcatcaatactgtgtcagctcaatagcgccacctactggatacaatagcgtcctattgaaaattgaaaaaaaattgagcccctcaagtcagattgacatagacgaacgaaatttggtacacatatgtatcttgtaaagacgcacaaaaaagtctcttggacccatgatgtcactccaccaggaagtcggccattttgaaaaatatgtgcgattttggcgtttttgatgcctcgtactttaacgaactcgTCCTacagatttaatccgaccgacttcaaattcactcagaaacatcttgagacattggagatgaaaagttatcaaaaactttctgattagggatttggttgcttcgtggcgatgtaaGGAATTTTGATGtctcgccattaaacaggaactgctggccaaatgggggtactgcaccccgtagaagaataataaaattgagcccctccctcaaGATTGATGTAGATTAACCAAATTTGGTACACttatgtatcatctaaagacgcacaaaaaagtctcttggacccataccctcactccaacaggaagtcggccattttgaagtgaatttgcaattttggcacgatttgatacaattttcacaccacatagtTTAATGAATTTCTcctaatccgaccgacttcatttTGACTCTGTGTCATCTAAAGACCTTGAAGATGCGTCGCAGTAAGTCTCGCTCattagtggcggggcgggggagcttgggcccgatcatcgctgcttgcagctttaattattattattattatagttcctataaagtaaacgcctttttgcccccctgaacgtgccccaaaagtcaccaaaatgtgcaatcatgttcgacccggcgaaaaatttgatattttatggtttgcataaatgggcgtggcaaaatggctctgtagcgccccctagaaaatttaaaaaagcgagccccacccctgagattgtcctagacaaacgaaattcagtacacatatgtatcgtgtaaagacgcacaaaaaagtctcttgtacCCATGCCCTAACTCCTacaggaagttggccattttgtatcgaatatgCGTTTTGGGCGATTTCCACGCATCTCATTTGAGctaactcctcctagagatttaatccgaccgacttcaaattcactcagaaacatcttgagacattggagatgaaaagttatcaaaaactttctgattagggatccggtttggccgtggcggcgccgacaatttccttcaccattcgatccttcgccatgaaatttcaaaccctcataacttgactccacatggtctgagcttttacaaatttaatatgcttgttcagtgtcctggtctgaacacatgtacagtctcatatttagtgacagtcatagcgccacctagtggcaacaggaagtcacttgcttcagtctttcactgattactcccataatcttaagtatttataactgaaattaactcagctgagacataagaccttggtgatgctacattctgcaactcatgacccatcatcaaataccgttgctatgacaacgcattcaacgccatgataatacgattacagtttttaggggcaaaggatgcgtccacagtaatgaaactcaacacacacgtctggagtgggttaattaaacatcctatatacttcaatgggatgcgcgtggctaaacggctcaacagcgcccccttgaatatttcaaaattgaacctcagccttcccgattgacatagaagaatgaaattcggtaggtttatgtatcatctccagacgcacaaaaacgccatttggacccataccctaagtccaacaggaagtcggccatcttgggaaaaatgctatattttagtgagttttttgtcatttccaggcctcatatttgaacgcactagtcctagagatttcatcccatccacttcaaattcacacagagtcatcttgagacattggagatgacaagttatcaaaagctttttcgtccatcattcctggttgccgtggtgacgtggcgaatttcgatgtctcgccatgaaatttcaaaccctcataacttgactccacatggtctgagcttttccaaatttaatatgcttgttcagcgtcctagtctgaacacatgtacagtctcatatttagtgacagtcatagcgccacctactggcaacaggaagtcacttgctacattcgttgactaattactcccataattgtaagtatttacacctgaaattaactcagctaagacataagaccttggtgatgctacattctgcgaccgagtcgcagcccgacatgcgtgggggcgcgagggcccgttcatcactgcttgcagttttaatttttctttttcttgcacaacGACGCCCTTTTTGACCCcatgaacgtgccttaaaagtcaccaaagtttgcacgcaagccagacctggcgaaaatttcgatattttatggtttgcacaaatgggcgtgacaaaatggctctctagcgccacctgcaaaatcaataaaagcgagcccctcgagacagattgacatagagaaacgaaacttggtatacatgttcaacatgtcaagacgcaccaaaaagtctcttggacacataccctaactccaacaggaagtcggccattttgaatcaaaatattgattttaatgcaaattgtggcatcatatttgaatgcactactcctagagttttctttccatccacttcaaattcacacagagtcatcttgagacattggagatgaaaagttatcaaaaggtttttcccccgTTATTCCTGGTTgtcgtggtgacgcggcgaatttcgatgcttcgccatgaaatttcaaaccctcataacttgactccacattgtctgagcttttccaaatttcagatgcctgttcagggtcctgctctgaacacatgtacagtctcatatttagtgacagtcatagcgccccctactggcaacaggaagtcacttgcttcattctttcactaattactcccataatcttcatcccatccacttcaaattcacacagagtcatcttgagacattggagatgaaaagttatcaaaagctttttccctcgtcattcctggttgccgtggtgatgcggcgaatttcgatccttcgccatgaaaattcaaaccctcataacttgactccacatggtctgagcttttccaaatttaatatgcttgttcagtgtcccagtctgaacaaatgtacagtctcatatttagtgacagtcatagcgccccctactggcaacaggaagtcacttgcttcattctttcactaattactcccataatcttaagtatttacacctgaaattgactcagctgagacataagaccttggtgatgctacattctgcaactcgtgacccatcatcaaatactgttgccatgacaacgcattcaacgccatgaaatacgattacacttttcaggggcaaaggatgcctccacagtaacgaaactcaacacacacgtctggagtgggttcattaaacatcctatatacttcaatgggatggccgtgagtaaatggctcaatagcgcccccttgaatatttcaaaattgaacctcagccttcccgattgacatagaggaatgaaattcggtaggtttatgtatcatctccagacacacaaaaatgccatttggacccataccctaagtccaacaggaagtcggccatcttgggaaaaatgctcaattttggtgagtgttttggtcatttccacgcctcacatttgaacgaactactcctagagatttcatcccatccacttcaaattcacacagagtcagcttgagacattggagatgacaagttatcaaaagcttttttatgacttcttcctgttgggcgtggctgtgcggacaatttcaaTGCTTCGCCATAAGtaaggaagtccttataactcctacagacattgtcctgtctacaccaaattcatcaagcatgtagagggtcccgccctgaacacatctatgcatcaatactgtgtcaaatacacagcgccacctactggacacaggaagtcagcctca
This genomic interval from Scomber japonicus isolate fScoJap1 chromosome 17, fScoJap1.pri, whole genome shotgun sequence contains the following:
- the LOC128377518 gene encoding interferon-induced protein 44-like, coding for MSATSDKQSTLQYLKDYKPHIEGRQLRVLVYGPAVAGKSSFINSVKSVLEGRICTLALVDNISHDCFTKKIEKENPNTFYPFVFNDIMGLSDRKGVLVEDVKLALMGRVKDDYVFNPEHKLSEGDQYYNTTVNPNDKVHVLVCVIPADTVNQMRDEVIRKIQEIRKAASDLEIPQVAIITKIDKACPDIKEDLKNVYKSVYLKEKMEQLSVNVGILMNCIFPVRNYFEETDLNDEVDSLVLRTLRNIINYGEEFMNHKMSQSEDSDK